In Paraburkholderia sprentiae WSM5005, a genomic segment contains:
- a CDS encoding OsmC family protein, translating into MKRKASAVWQGGLQNGKGSISTDSGVLKDTQYSFSTRFADGIGTNPEELIAAAHAGCFSMALSAELGKANITPERIGTTATVTLDKDGGGFAITAVHLDVTVKIPGGDKAAFDKATADAKAGCPVSKVLNATITMDAKLET; encoded by the coding sequence ATGAAGCGCAAGGCATCGGCAGTCTGGCAAGGCGGCCTGCAGAACGGCAAGGGCTCGATTTCCACCGACAGCGGCGTCCTGAAGGACACTCAGTACTCGTTCTCCACCCGCTTCGCGGACGGCATCGGCACGAATCCGGAAGAGCTGATCGCGGCTGCACATGCGGGGTGTTTCTCGATGGCGTTGTCGGCGGAGCTGGGCAAGGCCAACATCACACCGGAGCGGATCGGCACCACGGCCACCGTGACGCTCGACAAGGACGGCGGCGGGTTCGCGATCACCGCGGTGCATCTCGACGTGACCGTGAAAATTCCGGGCGGCGACAAGGCCGCGTTCGACAAGGCGACCGCGGACGCGAAGGCCGGTTGCCCGGTGTCGAAAGTGCTGAATGCGACGATTACGATGGATGCGAAGCTGGAGACCTGA
- a CDS encoding TetR/AcrR family transcriptional regulator — protein MDHSKQAGKKAGETCQRGRPREFDTDAVLASASQVFWDHGYHATSIDDLCKATGLLRGSLYGVFGDKHGIMLAALDHYSEGAVARLAQRLSASADPAQALRDALLHYARVACALSGRRSCFITNTTLEMQPDDEVLRARVAAIQRRMATLLAAAVIRGQVSGAFDSTLDEKAVGDFLLCVMQGLRVMGRVAHQEDALTGIVDVAMRALA, from the coding sequence GTGGATCATTCGAAGCAAGCCGGGAAAAAAGCCGGCGAAACATGTCAGCGCGGCCGTCCGCGCGAATTCGACACGGACGCCGTGCTGGCGAGCGCGAGCCAGGTGTTCTGGGATCACGGCTATCACGCGACGTCGATCGACGATCTCTGCAAGGCCACCGGTCTGCTGCGCGGCAGCCTGTACGGTGTATTCGGCGACAAGCACGGCATCATGCTTGCCGCGCTGGATCATTACTCGGAAGGCGCGGTCGCGCGGCTTGCGCAGCGATTGAGCGCGTCTGCCGACCCCGCCCAGGCGCTGCGCGACGCGCTGCTGCACTACGCGCGAGTCGCCTGCGCGCTGAGCGGCCGGCGCAGTTGCTTCATTACGAACACCACGCTGGAAATGCAACCCGACGACGAGGTGCTGCGCGCGCGCGTCGCCGCGATTCAGCGCCGCATGGCAACCTTGCTCGCCGCAGCGGTGATTCGCGGTCAGGTGAGCGGCGCATTCGATTCGACGCTCGACGAAAAAGCCGTCGGCGATTTCCTACTGTGCGTGATGCAGGGTTTGCGGGTGATGGGACGGGTCGCGCATCAGGAAGATGCGCTGACCGGTATCGTCGATGTGGCGATGCGCGCGCTGGCGTAG